Proteins from a single region of Bombus huntii isolate Logan2020A chromosome 2, iyBomHunt1.1, whole genome shotgun sequence:
- the LOC126878120 gene encoding probable cytochrome P450 301a1, mitochondrial, whose protein sequence is MSILNRKFIKFVKYTIEPSSSIIRTIETLTTEIEEQEWSQSRPYTEIPGPKPIPFLGNTWRFIPYIGNFEIQAVDQVSKKLYKEYGDIVKIEGLLGRPDMVFIYDANEIERIFRQEERMPYRPSMPSLNYYKHVLRKEFFKNNAGVIAVHGESWYNFRSKVQQVMLQPRTARMYISAIEEASLAFLRRIRRIRDEDDEVPDDFLNEIHKWSLESIARVALDVRLGCLDDDANAKTQQLIDAVTIFFKNVGVLELKIPFWKLFNTPTWLQYVNALDTIVNITSKYTAAALSRIKEVEKSDKEQSLLQRILALENDTKLATILSLDLFLVGIDTTSSAVASTLYQLALHTDKQNLAYEEVCNVLPDKDMQLEGTHLDKLKYLKACIKETLRMYPVVIGNGRCMTKDTIIKGYRVPKGVQVVFQHYVISNLEKYFPRSEEFLPERWLQSDGVYHKFASLPFGYGRRMCLGRRFAELEMLVVISKILQRYKIEYHHEKLEYYINPMYTPKGSLNLKFIDR, encoded by the exons ATGAGTATCTTGAATCGCAAGTTTatcaaatttgtaaaatataccATTGAACCATCAAGTTCTATTATTAGAACTATAGAAACTTTGACAACAGAAATCGAGGAGCAAGAGTGGTCGCAGTCTCGTCCTTATACCGAAATTCCTGGTCCCAAACCAATTCCCTTCTTGGGTAACACGTGGCgatttataccatatatag GTAACTTCGAGATCCAAGCGGTAGATCAAGTGTCgaagaaattatataaagaGTATGGAGATATTGTGAAAATAGAAGGTCTGTTAGGTAGACCGGATATGGTTTTCATCTACGATGCAAACGAAATTGAGCGTATCTTTCGGCAAGAAGAGAGGATGCCATATAGACCTTCGATGCCGTcgttaaattattacaaacaCGTGCTTAGAAAGGAGTTCTTCAAAAATAATGCCGGCGTAATCGCTGT ACATGGTGAGAGCTGGTACAATTTCCGGAGCAAGGTGCAACAAGTAATGTTACAACCACGAACAGCAAGAATGTACATTAGCGCTATCGAGGAAGCGAGTCTAGCATTTCTTCGCAG aATTAGAAGAATACGGGATGAAGATGACGAGGTGCCTGATGATTTTCtaaatgaaatacataaatGGTCACTAGAAT CTATTGCCCGTGTTGCATTGGACGTTCGATTGGGTTGTTTGGATGATGATGCTAATGCCAAAACTCAGCAATTAATTGACGCAGTTACAATATTCTTTAAGAATGTCGGAGTCTTAGAATTAAAGATTCCATTCTGGAAATTATTCAATACACCTACGTGGCTGCAATATGTGAACGCTCTCGACACCATAGTAAA TATAACGTCTAAATACACGGCGGCTGCTCTTTCAAGGATAAAAGAAGTAGAGAAATCTGATAAGGAACAGTCTCTTCTGCAAAGAATATTGGCTCTTGAAAATGATACTAAATTGGCTACTATCCTTTCTCttgatttatttttagttGGCATTGATACA acTTCCAGTGCGGTAGCATCAACTTTGTATCAATTAGCTTTGCACACTGACAAGCAAAATCTCGCTTATGAGGAAGTCTGTAACGTGCTACCAGATAAAGATATGCAGCTTGAAGGGACGCATTTGGATAAATTGAAATACTTAAAGGCGTGCATTAAGGAAACTCTTAG GATGTATCCAGTGGTTATTGGTAATGGACGATGTATGACTAAGGACACAATAATCAAGGGATATCGTGTACCAAAAGGC GTACAAGTAGTTTTCCAACATTACGTAATAAGTAATCTTGAGAAGTACTTTCCACGCAGCGAGGAATTCCTTCCAGAGAGATGGTTGCAAAGTGACGGTGTGTACCACAAATTCGCATCGCTTCCTTTCGGTTATGGAAGGAGAATGTGTCTCGGTCGACGTTTCGCCGAACTTGAGATGCTCGTTGTTATTAGTAAG aTTTTGCAACGTTACAAGATAGAGTATCATCACGAGAAATTAGAGTATTACATCAATCCTATGTACACGCCTAAAGGATccttaaatttaaaatttattgacagatag
- the LOC126878108 gene encoding RNA-binding protein 28-like, whose amino-acid sequence MRNTSNRTEKKKLSWICRKKIKSQKSKKSTQEIDDNTDENKKPRIIVRNIPFKTTPEDVKKLYEPFGEILEINFPKRTDGSPVGCCFIQFKQLKDASKAIFSTNKKEFLGRIINSSWAVSRSKYCEKLKKDSEKAKNLDNEHGTSEGTERNQDKKHENKQMKQDEDEEEDPSKQETLLQIKRERRRLLKDKNRKKRARIIIRNLSFQATEEDLKKHFSPYGAVEEIRILKRSDGKNIGCAFLQFEHVQSAAKAIHYTNLQPLLNRPIIVDWAVSKNKFAQNNSENKQEDEVRVKVEDESDIEDTDNTKQLSLNGELEGEDEKLDIVTENVEFDNNCLDEVETDNESEISGNNEKNEDEEQGKIDVKETKPRFKSHDVSEGKTIFLKNVPYSVKNDELKKYMERYGPVYYALVCIDPLTEFSRGTAFVKFKNVEDAEKCLSAGNELQMEDQILEAHRALDRNEIENKANSKQYKQKDSRNLYLVKEGVILAGSSAAVGVSATDMSKRLQIERWKSQILRNLNMFVSRVRLVVHNLPATLNDDKFRKILERHSPPTAVIREARIMRDPKNVDLKGVWKSKEYGFVSFTKHEDALETLRSVNNNPNIFTPKRRPIVSFSIENRVMVNAKQKRLQKSRENNPLCSGNKVKTKGEDTNQEVAAKRLKTENEDKFNIKPYAGMVGKPGENKLRSKHNLKIQAMVHSQAVKKEKKIKKSSKKLEIKRKQKIADRNEVKPKQRTKVNHDDVNLEKLVNKYRDKLKSIELTKSKWYES is encoded by the exons ATGCGGAATACTA GCAATAGAACtgagaaaaagaaactttcttGGATATGTAGGAAGAAGATAAAAtcacagaaatcaaagaaatcgACACAAGAGATAGATGACAATACAGATGAAAATAAGAAACCTAGGATTATTGTACGCAATATACCATTTAAG ACAACTCCAGAAGATgtgaaaaaattgtatgaacCATTCggagaaatattagaaataaattttccaaaacGGACAGATGGTTCCCCAGTTGGATGTTgttttattcaatttaaacAGCTAAAAGATGCCTCAAAAGCaatatttagtacaaataAAAAGGAATTTCTTG gtagaataataaatagtagTTGGGCTGTTTCAAGATCAAAATActgtgaaaaattgaaaaaagattCAGAAAAAGCAAAAAATTTGGATAATGAACATGGTACAAGTGAGGGTACAGAGAGAAATCAAGATAAAAAACATGaaaataaacaaatgaaacaggatgaagacgaagaagaagatccATCTAAACAGGAAAcattattacaaataaaaagggAAAGGAGAAGATTGCTCAAggacaaaaatagaaaaaagagagcaagaattataataagaaatttatcaTTTCAG GCAACTGAAGAAGACTtgaaaaaacatttttctccATATGGGGCAGTAGAAGAAATCAGAATTTTGAAGAGAAGTGATGGCAAAAATATAGGATGTGCATTTTTACAATTTGAACATGTACAAAGTGCAGCTAAAGCTATACATTATACAAACTTACAACCACTTTTAAATAGACCCATTATAGTTGATTGGGCAGtatctaaaaataaatttgcacaAAATAATTCTGAAAATAAACAGGAAGATGAAGTTAGAGTAAAGGTGGAAGATGAAAGTGACATAGAAGATACAGATAATACAAAACAATTAAGTTTAAACGGGGAGCTAGAGGG TGAAGATGAAAAACTCGATATTGTCACAGAAAATGTTGAATTTGATAACAATTGTTTAGATGAAGTAGAAACAGACAATGAAAGTGAAATATCtggaaataatgaaaaaaatgaagacGAAGAACAAGGAAAGATAGAtgtaaaagaaacaaaacCACGTTTCAAATCTCATGATGTTTCTGAAGGAAAAACCATATTTCTAAAAAACGTACCATATTCGGTAAAAAATGATGAGTTGAAGAAATACATGGAACGATATGGACCTGTTTATTATGCTCTCGTGTGCATAGATCCATTAACTGAATTTTCAAGAGGTACAGCATTTGTTAAATTTAAg AATGTTGAAGATGCCGAAAAGTGTTTATCAGCAGGGAATGAACTGCAAATGGAAGATCAAATACTTGAAGCACACAGAGCATTGGATAGAAATGAAATCGAAAATAAGGCAAATTCAAAACAATACAAACAAAAGGATTCTAGGAATTTATATCTTGTAAAGGAAGGAg ttATATTAGCTGGAAGTTCAGCTGCAGTTGGAGTTTCAGCGACAGATATGTCAAAACGGTTGCAAATAGAACGGTGGAAATCACAGATATtgcgaaatttaaatatgttcGTGTCCAGAGTACGACTTGTCGTTCATAATTTACCAGCTACGTTAAATGACGATAAATTCAGAAAAATCCTTGAACGTCATAGTCCTCCTACAGCGGTTATAAGAGAG GCACGTATTATGCGAGATCCAAAAAATGTGGATCTGAAGGGAGTGTGGAAATCGAAAGAATATGGATTCGTTTCGTTTACGAAACACGAAGATGCACTTGAGACTTTGAGAAGTGTGAATAATAATCCAAATATATTCACTCCTAAAAGG agaCCAATTGTATCCTTTTCAATAGAAAACCGAGTAATGGTGAATGCTAAACAAAAGAGACTTCAAAAAAGTCGCGAAAATAATCCTCTTTGCTCAGGAAACAAAGTTAAAACGAAAGGAGAAGATACAAACCAAGAAGTTGCAGCGAAACGACTAAAAACTGAAAATGAGGACAAGTTTAATATAAAACCGTATGCTGGAATGGTTGGAAAACctggtgaaaataaattacggtcaaaacacaatttaaaaattcaagcAATGGTGCATAGTCAAGCagtaaaaaaagagaaaaagatcaAAAAGTCTtctaaaaaattagaaataaaaaggaagCAGAAAATTGCCGATAGAAATGAAGTTAAA CCAAAACAAAGAACGAAAGTAAACCACGATGATGTGAATTTGGAGAAActtgtaaataaatacagaGACAAATTAAAATCAATAGAATTGACAAAATCTAAATGGTACGAATCATAG
- the LOC126878119 gene encoding probable cytochrome P450 301a1, mitochondrial isoform X2 gives MNFRMTRQLLLVRQLSQSQSDLRRILCTGAVTSTTRECTVDHDATIEVKPYEDIPGPTPVPILGNTWRLFPIIGQYQISDVAKLSQIFYDEYGKIVRLTGLIGRPDLLFVYDADEIEKIYRQEGPTPFRPSMPCLVHYKSVVRKDFFGNLPGVVGVHGEPWREFRTRVQKPVLQPQTVRKYITPIEMVTSDFIQRIQEIKGEDDELPADFDNEIHKWALECIGRVALDVRLGCLSGNLTPDSEPQKIIDAAKFALRNVAVLELKAPYWRYVPTPLWSRYVRNMDYFIEVCMKYIDAAMERLKTKKTVDEFDLSLVERILAKESDPKMAYILALDLILVGIDTISMAVCSILYQLATRPEEQEKIYQELIEILPDPSVPLTTSHLDKAIYMKAFIREVFRVYSTVIGNGRTLQSDTTICGYRVPKGVQVVFPTVVTGNMKQYVKDAKTFKPKRWLKESSNENLHPFASLPYGHGARMCLGRRFADLEIQVLLAKLIRSYKLEYHHKPLKYKVTFMYAPDGELKFKVLQR, from the exons ATGAATTTCAG AATGACACGACAGCTATTATTGGTACGTCAGCTTTCACAATCACAAAGCGACCTTCGAAGAATTTTATGCACAG GTGCAGTGACCTCGACGACAAGGGAATGCACGGTCGATCACGATGCAACGATCGAAGTGAAGCCATACGAAGACATACCAGGACCAACGCCGGTACCAATTTTGGGAAATACTTGGCGATTATTTCCAATAATCGGCCAATACCAAATATCAGATGTGGCGAAATTGTCGCAGATATTCTACGATGAGTACGGCAAGATCGTTCGTTTGACTGGTTTAATAGGTCGACCGGATCTGTTGTTCGTTTACGACGCTGACGAGATCGAGAAGATTTATAGACAGGAAGGACCGACTCCATTTAGGCCGTCTATGCCGTGTCTGGTGCATTATAAGAGCGTCGTGAGGAAAGATTTTTTTGGAAATCTTCCTGGTGTCGTTGGAGT ACACGGTGAGCCATGGAGAGAATTTCGTACAAGAGTCCAGAAACCTGTTCTCCAACCGCAGACGGTGAGGAAATACATAACGCCTATTGAGATGGTTACGTCTGATTTCATACAGAG AATTCAGGAGATTAAAGGCGAAGATGACGAATTGCCAGCAGACTTTGATAACGAAATACACAAATGGGCTCTAGAAT GTATAGGTCGCGTCGCCCTTGACGTGAGATTAGGGTGCTTATCAGGTAATCTGACACCGGATTCGGAGCCTCAAAAGATTATCGACGCGGCCAAATTTGCTTTGAGGAACGTAGCAGTGCTTGAATTGAAAGCTCCTTACTGGAGATACGTGCCCACCCCTCTGTGGTCACGATACGTACGAAACATGGATTACTTCATCGA AGTATGTATGAAATACATCGATGCAGCGATGGAGAGGctgaaaacaaaaaaaacTGTTGACGAGTTTGACTTGTCTTTGGTGGAAAGAATTTTAGCCAAAGAAAGTGACCCTAAAATGGCTTATATTCTGGCCTTAGATTTGATTTTGGTTGGAATAGATACC ATTTCAATGGCTGTTTGTTCAATATTGTATCAACTGGCAACTAGACCGGAGGAACAGGAAAAAATTTATCAGGAGCTTATAGAAATTCTTCCTGATCCATCTGTACCTCTTACTACGAGTCATCTCGATAAAGCTATTTATATGAAAGCCTTTATTCGTGAAGTTTTCCG AGTATATTCTACAGTGATTGGAAACGGTAGAACATTACAAAGTGACACCACAATTTGCGGCTATAGAGTACCAAAGGGG GTGCAAGTCGTGTTCCCAACTGTGGTAACGGGAAATATGAAACAATATGTAAAAGATGCAAAAACGTTTAAGCCAAAGCGGTGGTTAAAAGAATCTTCTAACGAAAATTTGCACCCTTTTGCATCGTTACCTTATGGTCATGGCGCACGTATGTGTCTAGGTAGAAGATTTGCCGATTTAGAAATACAAGTTCTGCTTGCCAAA CTGATAAGATCTTACAAATTGGAATACCATCATAAACCACTTAAATACAAGGTTACATTTATGTACGCTCCCGACGGTGAACTCAAATTCAAAGTACTTCAAAGATAG
- the LOC126878101 gene encoding uncharacterized protein LOC126878101, whose amino-acid sequence MAVEWIRNNMLFADNERNRQLTETELKIQQSLQKISTTNWYINKYSKPQKILKGMQIEYRLPSWKNPTFRRNYISNSSSSDSIDISPHVKENVHEKAKKVAPPITSHNNKTFCQQILPETKHTRSSTKSSSPKEEILDLNIPVMKFPRQISKTFPKMSPSRKIQNINIIFPPGPKIEFPNEDMCNDDYNGDDSRKTFVLKERPFNVDRTTKTEDLRNVDVIIDKRRENRQTNVSFQASQAVTTILETLEKPNFVKYGAKSTPKFSQASEVVTTPLSTPDVEPKFFKYHTKSTPKFSQASEVVTTPLSTPDVEPKFFKYRTKFTPKFSQASEVVTTPLSTPDVEPKFFKYRTKSTPKFSQAFEVVTTPLSTPDVEPKFFKYRTKSIPKFSQASEVVTTPLSTPDVEPKFFKYRTKSTPKFSQASEVVTTPLSTPDVEPKFFKYRTKSTPKFSQASEVVTTPLSTPDVEPKFFKYRTKSTPKFSQASEVVTTPLSTPDVEPKFFKYRTKSIPKFSQASEVVTTPLSTPDVEPKFFKYCTKSIPKFSQVSEVVTTPLNGPDVKPKFFKLRANSTPKFSQAQLFSSAIIENSPKEKNISPSILERSLIFENKSMNVSNKSENIRRFKKISPNLLEKTFIFEMNSTHSSFQESNDSIDFELSLQSKQLNCKKNIVRDIVRNLDEKEKRKSLQPRHSQDDDKKCYVKKIVNALDKGDISGVTSLLSRSSTIDEDSPSESETKSYVTSNFPKDTDYSDYSQRSPTLNSDDDQTFVSECLKEDTLEAKEKKSAGDDSVYWISIPRSTLPRSSSLLSMISEWSNPDHSPCISPIKSPNEDEYSLQTSWGATYKTSNPLSKKLFHETVVIDSGYSD is encoded by the exons ATGGCAGTAGAGTGGATTAGAAATAATATGCTGTTTGCCGACAATGAACGC aATAGGCAATTGACGGAAACCGAATTAAAAATTCAGCAGTCTCTTCAAAAAATTTCCACCACAAATTGgtatataaacaaatattcgAAACCACAAAAGATATTAAAAGGCATGCAGATTGAATATCGTCTACCATCATGGAAGAATCCTACTTTCAGAAGAAACTATATATCAAATTCATCGTCTTCCGATTCAATAG ATATATCTCCACATGTGAAGGAAAATGTACACGAGAAAGCTAAGAAAGTGGCACCGCCTATAACATCCCACAACAACAAAACATTTTGTCAGCAAATATTACCAGAAACTAAACACACGAGATCCTCGACGAAGTCTTCTTCACCCAAGGAAGAAATATTGGACTTGAACATTCCGGTAATGAAGTTCCCTAGACAAATTTCCAAGACTTTTCCTAAAATGTCGCCTTCTAGAAAAATCCaaaacataaatatcatttttccaCCCGGTCCGAAGATTGAATTTCCAAATGAAGACATGTGTAATGACGACTATAACGGTGACGATAGTAGAAAGACGTTTGTTTTAAAGGAACGACCATTTAACGTTGATAGGACTACTAAGACTGAAGATTTACGAAACGTCGATGTGATAATAGACAAAAGAAGAGAGAATAGACAAACGAACGTCAGCTTTCAAGCTTCCCAAGCTGTAACGACTATTTTAGAAACACTAGAAAAGCCAAACTTCGTCAAATATGGTGCCAAATCTACTCCAAAATTCTCTCAAGCTTCCGAAGTTGTGACGACTCCTTTAAGTACGCCAGATGTAGAGccgaaatttttcaaatatcatACCAAATCTACTCCAAAATTCTCTCAAGCTTCCGAAGTTGTGACGACTCCTTTAAGTACGCCAGATGTAGAGccgaaatttttcaaatatcgtACCAAATTTACTCCAAAATTCTCTCAAGCTTCCGAAGTTGTGACGACTCCTTTAAGTACGCCAGATGTAGAGccgaaatttttcaaatatcgtACCAAATCTACTCCAAAATTCTCTCAAGCTTTCGAAGTTGTGACGACTCCTTTAAGTACGCCAGATGTAGAGccgaaatttttcaaatatcgtACCAAATCTATTCCAAAATTCTCTCAAGCTTCCGAAGTTGTGACGACTCCTTTAAGTACGCCAGATGTAGAGccgaaatttttcaaatatcgtACCAAGTCTACTCCAAAATTCTCTCAAGCTTCCGAAGTTGTGACGACTCCTTTAAGTACGCCAGATGTAGAGccgaaatttttcaaatatcgtACCAAATCTACTCCAAAATTCTCTCAAGCTTCCGAAGTTGTGACGACTCCTTTAAGTACGCCAGATGTAGAGccgaaatttttcaaatatcgtACCAAATCTACTCCAAAATTCTCTCAAGCTTCCGAAGTTGTGACGACTCCTTTAAGTACGCCAGATGTAGAGccgaaatttttcaaatatcgtACCAAATCTATTCCAAAATTCTCTCAAGCTTCCGAAGTTGTGACGACTCCTTTAAGTACGCCAGATGTAGAAccgaaatttttcaaatattgtaCCAAATCTATTCCAAAATTCTCTCAGGTTTCCGAAGTTGTGACGACTCCTTTAAATGGACCAGATGTAAAGCCAAAATTCTTCAAACTTCGTGCCAATTCTACTCCAAAATTCTCTCAAGCCCAACTATTTTCATCTGCTATCATCGAAAATAGtccaaaagaaaagaatatttcacCCAGCATACTGGAGAGATCTTTGATTTTCGAAAACAAGTCAATGAATGTGTCGAACAAGTCTGAGAATATTCGAAGATTTAAGAAGATATCTCCGAATCTTCTGGAAAAGACGTTTATCTTCGAAATGAATTCAACGCACAGCAGTTTCCAAGAATCGAATGACTCCATAGACTTTGAGCTTTCGTTACAGAGTAAACAATTGAATTGCAAGAAGAATATAGTTCGAGATATCGTTCGAAACTtagatgaaaaagaaaagagaaaatcgTTGCAGCCGCGTCATAGCCAAGATGATGACAAAAAGTGCTATGTGAAGAAAATAGTGAATGCTTTGGATAAGGGAGACATTTCTGGAGTGACAAGCCTATTATCAAGAAGTTCTACAATCGACGAAGACAGCCCCAGCGAATCAGAGACAAAATCCTACGTCACATCAAACTTCCCCAAGGATACGGATTACAGTGATTATAGTCAAAGATCGCCGACTCTGAACAGCGACGACGATCAAACATTCGTTTCTGAATGCCTCAAAGAAGACACGTTGGAAgccaaagagaagaaaagtgCTGGGGATGATTCTGTTTATTGGATATCCATACCTAGATCTACACTACCAAGAAGTAGTTCTCTATTGAGCATGATCTCCGAATGGTCCAACCCTGATCACTCTCCATGTATCAGTCCGATTAAAAGCCCGAATGAAGACGAATATTCATTACAAACAAGCTGGGGAGCTACTTACAAGACGAGCAACCCACTCTCCAAGAAATTGTTCCACGAGACCGTAGTGATAGATTCAGGATACTCTGATTAG
- the LOC126878144 gene encoding uncharacterized protein LOC126878144, with protein METETSKVSSEDDNKIQNSRPETPTRYHLPVSSNIGTRKKASLEIYIQNSNSKKSVNETFNKQENNFKINEQSNKKYYKEGYVHCSSRNDIEVCNHERKKFYDSSSFDPNRYRVELQNRTDTTNSYFLENDQDDHKKNALEKIFIHSEREERSLDRNTFRERLSRSKSLKNFFVSMIKWKKSKTKERPRRFMSCDHLLEDTKIIGCKNDKILQRTSSYQAIVFHQENFEQVKRNATIHPIYRGKRNQQLLEVLAKKNEDRRRLLIHGSMENLVKPSAIKDIVKHLENSKTSQLPQESRKY; from the exons ATGGAAACAGAAACAAGTAAAGTATCTTCGGAAGATGATAACAAGATACAGAATTCTCGACCAGAAACGCCTACCAGATATCACCTACCTGTATCTTCAAATATTGGAACGAGAAAAAAAGCTTCCCTAGAAATCTATATTCAAAATAGTAATTCTAAGAAATCAGTAAACGAAACTTTCAATAAGCaagagaataattttaaaataaatgaacaatcaaataaaaaatattataaagaagGTTATGTACACTGCAGTTCAAGAAATGACATCGAAGTCTGTAAccatgaaagaaaaaaattttatgaTTCTTCTTCGTTCGATCCTAATCGATATCGGGTCGAGTTACAAAATCGAACAGATACTACAAATTCCTATTTTTTAGAAAACGACCAAGACGATCACAAAAAAAATGCGttagagaaaatatttatacattcaGAGAGGGAAGAGAGAAGTTTAGACAGAAATACTTTCAGAGAAAGACTCAGTAGAAGTAAGTCGCTCAAAAATTTCTTTGTGTCCATGATAAAGTGGAAAAAGTCTAAAACTAAGGAGAGACCTCGACGCTTTATGTCTTGTGATCATTTATTGGAGGACACAAAAATAATTGGttgtaaaaatgataaaatattacaaagaaCTTCTTCATATCAAGCAATCGTTTTCCATCAAGAAAATTTTGAGCAG gTCAAACGTAACGCGACAATTCATCCTATTTATAGAGGGAAGAGAAATCAACAGCTTTTGGAAGTACTTGcaaaaaaaaatgaagatcGTAGACGTCTTTTGATACATGGAAGCATGGAAAATCTTGTAAAACCCTCTGCAATCAAGGACATAGTAAAACATCTCGAAAATAGTAAAACGTCACAGCTTCCGCAAGAATCGCGAAAATATTAA
- the LOC126878119 gene encoding probable cytochrome P450 301a1, mitochondrial isoform X1, whose product MNFSRMTRQLLLVRQLSQSQSDLRRILCTGAVTSTTRECTVDHDATIEVKPYEDIPGPTPVPILGNTWRLFPIIGQYQISDVAKLSQIFYDEYGKIVRLTGLIGRPDLLFVYDADEIEKIYRQEGPTPFRPSMPCLVHYKSVVRKDFFGNLPGVVGVHGEPWREFRTRVQKPVLQPQTVRKYITPIEMVTSDFIQRIQEIKGEDDELPADFDNEIHKWALECIGRVALDVRLGCLSGNLTPDSEPQKIIDAAKFALRNVAVLELKAPYWRYVPTPLWSRYVRNMDYFIEVCMKYIDAAMERLKTKKTVDEFDLSLVERILAKESDPKMAYILALDLILVGIDTISMAVCSILYQLATRPEEQEKIYQELIEILPDPSVPLTTSHLDKAIYMKAFIREVFRVYSTVIGNGRTLQSDTTICGYRVPKGVQVVFPTVVTGNMKQYVKDAKTFKPKRWLKESSNENLHPFASLPYGHGARMCLGRRFADLEIQVLLAKLIRSYKLEYHHKPLKYKVTFMYAPDGELKFKVLQR is encoded by the exons ATGAATTTCAG TAGAATGACACGACAGCTATTATTGGTACGTCAGCTTTCACAATCACAAAGCGACCTTCGAAGAATTTTATGCACAG GTGCAGTGACCTCGACGACAAGGGAATGCACGGTCGATCACGATGCAACGATCGAAGTGAAGCCATACGAAGACATACCAGGACCAACGCCGGTACCAATTTTGGGAAATACTTGGCGATTATTTCCAATAATCGGCCAATACCAAATATCAGATGTGGCGAAATTGTCGCAGATATTCTACGATGAGTACGGCAAGATCGTTCGTTTGACTGGTTTAATAGGTCGACCGGATCTGTTGTTCGTTTACGACGCTGACGAGATCGAGAAGATTTATAGACAGGAAGGACCGACTCCATTTAGGCCGTCTATGCCGTGTCTGGTGCATTATAAGAGCGTCGTGAGGAAAGATTTTTTTGGAAATCTTCCTGGTGTCGTTGGAGT ACACGGTGAGCCATGGAGAGAATTTCGTACAAGAGTCCAGAAACCTGTTCTCCAACCGCAGACGGTGAGGAAATACATAACGCCTATTGAGATGGTTACGTCTGATTTCATACAGAG AATTCAGGAGATTAAAGGCGAAGATGACGAATTGCCAGCAGACTTTGATAACGAAATACACAAATGGGCTCTAGAAT GTATAGGTCGCGTCGCCCTTGACGTGAGATTAGGGTGCTTATCAGGTAATCTGACACCGGATTCGGAGCCTCAAAAGATTATCGACGCGGCCAAATTTGCTTTGAGGAACGTAGCAGTGCTTGAATTGAAAGCTCCTTACTGGAGATACGTGCCCACCCCTCTGTGGTCACGATACGTACGAAACATGGATTACTTCATCGA AGTATGTATGAAATACATCGATGCAGCGATGGAGAGGctgaaaacaaaaaaaacTGTTGACGAGTTTGACTTGTCTTTGGTGGAAAGAATTTTAGCCAAAGAAAGTGACCCTAAAATGGCTTATATTCTGGCCTTAGATTTGATTTTGGTTGGAATAGATACC ATTTCAATGGCTGTTTGTTCAATATTGTATCAACTGGCAACTAGACCGGAGGAACAGGAAAAAATTTATCAGGAGCTTATAGAAATTCTTCCTGATCCATCTGTACCTCTTACTACGAGTCATCTCGATAAAGCTATTTATATGAAAGCCTTTATTCGTGAAGTTTTCCG AGTATATTCTACAGTGATTGGAAACGGTAGAACATTACAAAGTGACACCACAATTTGCGGCTATAGAGTACCAAAGGGG GTGCAAGTCGTGTTCCCAACTGTGGTAACGGGAAATATGAAACAATATGTAAAAGATGCAAAAACGTTTAAGCCAAAGCGGTGGTTAAAAGAATCTTCTAACGAAAATTTGCACCCTTTTGCATCGTTACCTTATGGTCATGGCGCACGTATGTGTCTAGGTAGAAGATTTGCCGATTTAGAAATACAAGTTCTGCTTGCCAAA CTGATAAGATCTTACAAATTGGAATACCATCATAAACCACTTAAATACAAGGTTACATTTATGTACGCTCCCGACGGTGAACTCAAATTCAAAGTACTTCAAAGATAG